The Carassius auratus strain Wakin chromosome 5, ASM336829v1, whole genome shotgun sequence genome includes a window with the following:
- the LOC113074411 gene encoding junctional adhesion molecule A-like isoform X2 has translation MWTFVFVCLSISVTGLHGAFTVTVNPSVKVKENEGVDLKCSYTADFGASPRIEWKFKDLKGSQVLIYFENKPTAQYEGRIAMVEGGLRFNKVTRADTGDYDCEVSGNTGYDEKTIKLTVLVPPSKPVSRIPSSVTTGSNVRLTCYDADGSPPSTYRWYKDNTPLPEDPSKFPSFKNLTYKMNVFNGNLEFPSVSKLDTGLYFCEASNGEGSPQRGDTVNMEIRDVNVGGIVAGVIVALLAVGLLLFALWFASKKGYLPSKKSRKQAETASCLYTA, from the exons ATGTGGACCTTCGTCTTTGTGTGTCTCTCAATCTCAGTCACAG GCCTGCACGGCGCATTTACAGTTACTGTTAATCCCTCGGTGAAAGTGAAAGAGAATGAGG GAGTTGACTTGAAATGTTCATACACCGCTGACTTTGGTGCATCTCCCAGAATAGAATGGAAGTTCAAGGATCTCAAGGGCTCTCAAGTATTAATCTACTTTGAAAACAAGCCAACTG ctCAGTATGAAGGCCGTATCGCTATGGTTGAAGGAGGACTGAGATTTAACAAGGTGACACGAGCAGATACTGGAGACTATGACTGTGAGGTGTCTGGCAATACTGGATATGATGAGAAGACCATCAAGCTTACAGTCCTTG TGCCTCCTTCCAAGCCTGTGTCCAGAATTCCTTCATCAGTCACAACAGGAAGTAACGTCCGCCTGACATGCTATGATGCAGATGGTTCCCCTCCATCCACCTATAGGTGGTACAAAGACAACACTCCCCTCCCTGAAGATCCAAGCAAGTTTCCCAGTTTTAAGAACCTCACCTACAAGATGAACGTCTTCAATGGTAACCTG GAGTTCCCGAGTGTGTCTAAGCTGGATACTGGTTTATATTTCTGTGAGGCCAGTAATGGAGAAGGTTCTCCTCAGCGTGGAGATACAGTGAACATGGAAATCC gTGATGTGAATGTTGGTGGTATTGTTGCGGGGGTTATCGTGGCTTTGCTGGCAGTGGGATTGCTCCTCTTTGCTCTCTGGTTTGCCAGTAAAAAGGGATATCTACCAAGTAA AAAAAGCAGAAag CAAGCCGAAACAGCAAGCTGTTTATATACAGCCTAG
- the LOC113074411 gene encoding junctional adhesion molecule A-like isoform X1, translating into MWTFVFVCLSISVTGLHGAFTVTVNPSVKVKENEGVDLKCSYTADFGASPRIEWKFKDLKGSQVLIYFENKPTAQYEGRIAMVEGGLRFNKVTRADTGDYDCEVSGNTGYDEKTIKLTVLVPPSKPVSRIPSSVTTGSNVRLTCYDADGSPPSTYRWYKDNTPLPEDPSKFPSFKNLTYKMNVFNGNLEFPSVSKLDTGLYFCEASNGEGSPQRGDTVNMEIRDVNVGGIVAGVIVALLAVGLLLFALWFASKKGYLPKKAESKPKQQAVYIQPRADDMDDGDGEFRQKSSFIV; encoded by the exons ATGTGGACCTTCGTCTTTGTGTGTCTCTCAATCTCAGTCACAG GCCTGCACGGCGCATTTACAGTTACTGTTAATCCCTCGGTGAAAGTGAAAGAGAATGAGG GAGTTGACTTGAAATGTTCATACACCGCTGACTTTGGTGCATCTCCCAGAATAGAATGGAAGTTCAAGGATCTCAAGGGCTCTCAAGTATTAATCTACTTTGAAAACAAGCCAACTG ctCAGTATGAAGGCCGTATCGCTATGGTTGAAGGAGGACTGAGATTTAACAAGGTGACACGAGCAGATACTGGAGACTATGACTGTGAGGTGTCTGGCAATACTGGATATGATGAGAAGACCATCAAGCTTACAGTCCTTG TGCCTCCTTCCAAGCCTGTGTCCAGAATTCCTTCATCAGTCACAACAGGAAGTAACGTCCGCCTGACATGCTATGATGCAGATGGTTCCCCTCCATCCACCTATAGGTGGTACAAAGACAACACTCCCCTCCCTGAAGATCCAAGCAAGTTTCCCAGTTTTAAGAACCTCACCTACAAGATGAACGTCTTCAATGGTAACCTG GAGTTCCCGAGTGTGTCTAAGCTGGATACTGGTTTATATTTCTGTGAGGCCAGTAATGGAGAAGGTTCTCCTCAGCGTGGAGATACAGTGAACATGGAAATCC gTGATGTGAATGTTGGTGGTATTGTTGCGGGGGTTATCGTGGCTTTGCTGGCAGTGGGATTGCTCCTCTTTGCTCTCTGGTTTGCCAGTAAAAAGGGATATCTACCAA AAAAAGCAGAAag CAAGCCGAAACAGCAAGCTGTTTATATACAGCCTAGAGCAGATGATATGGATGATGGCGAT GGGGAATTCAGACAGAAATCATCTTTCATTGTGTAG